The Streptomyces sp. NBC_01298 genome contains the following window.
GCTGTACGAGGAGCGGTACCGCCCCATCGGCGGCTACTCCACCGGCATGAAGCAGCGCGTCAAGCTCGCCCAGGCGCTGGTCCACGACCCGCAGCTGGTCCTCCTCGACGAGCCCACCAACGGCCTCGACCCGGTCGGCCGTGACGAGATGCTGGGCCTGATCCGCCGCGTCTACACCGACTTCGGCATCTCGGTCCTGGTCACCTCCCACCTGCTCGGCGAGCTGGAGCGGACCTGCGACCACGTCGTGGTCGTGGACGGCGGCAAGCTGCTGCGCTCCAGCTCCACCAGCGACTTCACCCAGATCACCACGACCCTCGCGGTCGAGGTCACCGACTCCGACACCCACCCGGACGGCACCGCCGCCCTGCGCAAGGCGCTCACCGAAGCGGGAGTGACGCTGCACGCGGGCGAGGAGGCGGGCCTGCCCGGAGCCGGCCACATCCTCCTCGTCGAGGCCGACGGTGAGGCCACGTACGACATCGTCCGCGACACGGTGGCCGATCTCGGCATCGGGCTGGTCCGCATGGAACAGCGCCGCCACCACATCGCGGAGGTCTTCCGCGACAGTGACGCGGCGGCCGCCCGGGCCGAACAGTTCGCAGCCCAGTCCGCCCAGGCCGCCGCCTGGGCCGCCACCCAGCAGAAGGGAGCCGGTTCCGATGGCGCCTGACACCTCGACCCAGATCCACAACATCGGCTACCGGTCCTACGACGGCCCCCGGCTCGGCCGCTCCTACGCCCGCAAGTCGCTCTTCGCGCAGTCGCTGCGCGGCGCCTACGGACTCGGCCGCTCGGCCAAGTCCAAGGTGCTGCCGATGCTGCTCTTCGCGGTGATGTGCGTCCCCGCGCTGATCATCGTCGCGGTGGCCATCGCGGTACCCGGCTCCACCTCGCTGCCGATCAAGTACACGACGTACGCGATGACCACGCAGGTGATCGTCTACCTCTACCTGGCCTCCCAGGCCCCGCAGTCCGTCTCGCGGGACCTGCGGTTCAAGACGGTGCCGCTCTACTTCTCGCGGCCCATCGAGCGCGTCGACTACGTCCTGGCCAAGTTCGCGGCCATGGCCTCGGCCCTGTTCATCCTCACCGCCACCCCGCTGCTGATCATGTGGATCGGCTCGCTCCTGGCGAAGTTCGACTTCGGGGACCAGACCAAGGGATTCGGGCAGGGACTGGTGTCGGTACTGCTGCTGTCACTGCTGTTCTCCGGCCTCGGCCTGGTCATGGCCGCGCTCACCCCGCGCCGCGGCTTCGGCGTCGCCGCCATCATCGCCGTGCTCCTGATCCCCTACGGCGCCGTGTCGGCCGTCCAGGCCATCGCCGACTCGACGGGCTCGACCGGGGTCATCGAGTGGCTGGGCCTGTTCTCCCCGATGAGCCTCATCGACGGCCTGCAGACCGCCTTCCTCGGCGCCGACTCCGGCTTCCCCGGCGGCGCGGGTCTCTCGGGCGCCGCCGGCTTCGTCTACCTGCTCGTCATCCTCGGCCTCATCGCCGGCTCCTACGCCGCCCTGATGGCCCGCTACCGGAAGGCCGGGCTGTGAGCATCATCGACATCGACCACACCTCCCGCTGGTTCGGGAACGTCGTCGCCGTCAACGACGTGACCATGCGCATCGGTCCCGGAGTCACCGGCCTGCTCGGCCCCAACGGCGCCGGCAAGTCCACCCTCATCAACATGATGGGCGGCTTCCTCGCGCCCTCCACGGGCACCGTAACCCTCGACGGCACCGCGATCTGGCAGAACGAGCAGGTCTACAAGCAGATCGGTGTCGTGCCCGAGCGCGAGGCCATGTACGACTTCCTCACCGGCAAGGAGTTCGTCGTCGCCAACGCCGAACTCCACGGTCTCGAAGAGGCGGCCGCCCAGCGGGCCCTGGCCACGGTCGAGATGGAGTACGCGCAGGACCGCAAGATCTCCACGTACTCCAAGGGCATGCGCCAGCGCGTGAAGATGGCCTCCG
Protein-coding sequences here:
- a CDS encoding ABC transporter ATP-binding protein, whose translation is MTVIATESLSKRYPRVTALDRLSLDIGPGVTGLVGANGAGKSTLIKILLGLSPATEGTAAVLGLDVATHGSAIRERVGYMPEHDCLPPDVSATEFVVHMARMSGLPPTAARERTADTLRHVGLYEERYRPIGGYSTGMKQRVKLAQALVHDPQLVLLDEPTNGLDPVGRDEMLGLIRRVYTDFGISVLVTSHLLGELERTCDHVVVVDGGKLLRSSSTSDFTQITTTLAVEVTDSDTHPDGTAALRKALTEAGVTLHAGEEAGLPGAGHILLVEADGEATYDIVRDTVADLGIGLVRMEQRRHHIAEVFRDSDAAAARAEQFAAQSAQAAAWAATQQKGAGSDGA
- a CDS encoding ABC transporter permease — its product is MAPDTSTQIHNIGYRSYDGPRLGRSYARKSLFAQSLRGAYGLGRSAKSKVLPMLLFAVMCVPALIIVAVAIAVPGSTSLPIKYTTYAMTTQVIVYLYLASQAPQSVSRDLRFKTVPLYFSRPIERVDYVLAKFAAMASALFILTATPLLIMWIGSLLAKFDFGDQTKGFGQGLVSVLLLSLLFSGLGLVMAALTPRRGFGVAAIIAVLLIPYGAVSAVQAIADSTGSTGVIEWLGLFSPMSLIDGLQTAFLGADSGFPGGAGLSGAAGFVYLLVILGLIAGSYAALMARYRKAGL